A single region of the Pseudosulfitobacter sp. DSM 107133 genome encodes:
- a CDS encoding TRAP transporter large permease subunit yields the protein MRKVHRNKQAACTMVNEVFTVAMLVVMAIGVFSGFPVALVLAGTGFLGFVAAVWVGITDFQHLGLIYLRARGVLTNESVQFTSVPMLIFLGLILNASGIAETMFRLLGRLLTGVPGRYAIATLLIGLVLAPAAGVIGASVITVALVAYAPMMASGYAPRTAGGAVAASGALGVVFPPAVMLFFISNVFYLRIGLMYVALIVPVLLMVMAFAVYFAVTLRKTVEIPLDTPKTNLVSDLLFVLASVAVIASIPLSIILGFATLTEAAGVGVFGALLVALARKRLSFSSLNSVTVQTSTMTSMVFFIVLGASVFSLSFHLVGGPDVIFEWISAFDLTRWELLAILLGVIIILGFVFDWIEVLLVFVPVLMPIISELDFADHVGSAYFAQIWIAGLIALALQTSFLTPPFGYALFFAKMAAPKGINLSDIYRGAVPLVAIEIVLIVALISFPQLITWLPEMALGTADMPQLIQR from the coding sequence GTGCGCAAGGTGCACCGGAACAAACAAGCGGCCTGCACAATGGTGAATGAGGTCTTCACGGTTGCCATGCTTGTCGTGATGGCCATCGGGGTCTTCAGCGGCTTTCCGGTGGCTCTGGTGCTCGCGGGGACAGGCTTCTTGGGGTTTGTCGCTGCGGTTTGGGTGGGGATCACTGATTTTCAGCATCTGGGGCTGATCTACCTGCGGGCCCGTGGTGTACTGACCAATGAATCAGTCCAATTCACCAGCGTTCCAATGTTGATTTTTCTTGGCCTGATCTTGAATGCCAGCGGGATTGCCGAAACCATGTTTCGCTTGCTGGGGCGTCTTCTGACAGGCGTTCCCGGTCGCTACGCCATTGCGACTTTGCTGATCGGCCTCGTTCTTGCGCCCGCCGCCGGGGTGATCGGTGCTTCCGTCATAACTGTGGCGTTGGTGGCCTATGCCCCGATGATGGCGTCGGGCTACGCACCGCGAACCGCAGGAGGCGCTGTCGCAGCTTCTGGAGCATTGGGTGTCGTGTTCCCGCCAGCCGTGATGCTGTTCTTCATCTCGAACGTGTTCTATCTGCGCATCGGATTGATGTATGTGGCCCTCATCGTACCTGTGCTTCTGATGGTCATGGCCTTCGCGGTCTACTTTGCGGTCACCTTGAGAAAAACGGTCGAAATCCCGCTGGACACACCCAAGACCAATCTTGTGTCAGACCTCTTGTTTGTACTCGCGTCTGTCGCGGTCATCGCATCCATTCCGCTCAGCATCATTCTGGGCTTTGCGACACTAACAGAGGCGGCTGGAGTAGGGGTTTTTGGCGCGCTATTGGTCGCGCTGGCGCGAAAGCGCTTGTCTTTCTCATCGTTGAACTCTGTCACGGTGCAGACAAGCACGATGACGTCGATGGTCTTCTTCATCGTATTGGGCGCATCGGTATTCTCGCTCAGTTTCCACCTGGTCGGTGGACCGGACGTCATCTTCGAGTGGATATCCGCATTCGATCTCACCCGGTGGGAACTGTTGGCGATCCTCCTTGGCGTGATCATCATACTTGGGTTTGTTTTTGACTGGATCGAGGTGCTGCTGGTCTTTGTACCCGTACTGATGCCGATTATTTCAGAGCTCGACTTCGCAGATCACGTCGGCTCTGCCTACTTTGCGCAGATCTGGATCGCTGGCCTGATTGCGTTGGCCTTGCAAACGTCCTTCCTGACGCCTCCTTTCGGCTATGCCCTGTTTTTTGCTAAGATGGCGGCACCGAAGGGTATCAACCTATCCGATATCTATCGCGGAGCGGTACCTCTTGTTGCCATTGAGATTGTATTGATCGTGGCGCTGATCTCGTT
- a CDS encoding TRAP transporter small permease subunit, which translates to MTAWLTVVSIAAYGALQMLDRKLQLGVSSYLPDLSTSLLFILIFLTFGYTYLRDGHVRVDVLRRHWSARRIAWIELIGGLFVLLPLAAILTYYGWDGLMRTTKFAETQLWAQRIAGVIGPILLALAGMIVALRNIAFLTGRRAQGAPEQTSGLHNGE; encoded by the coding sequence GTGACTGCGTGGCTGACAGTTGTTTCGATTGCTGCTTATGGCGCGCTTCAGATGCTGGATCGCAAGCTACAACTTGGCGTGTCAAGCTATTTGCCCGACCTGTCCACGTCACTGCTGTTCATCCTGATTTTCTTGACCTTTGGGTATACCTATCTGCGCGACGGTCACGTGCGCGTTGATGTTCTTCGCAGACATTGGTCCGCCCGCCGCATTGCGTGGATCGAACTGATTGGCGGCCTTTTTGTCCTTCTGCCGCTCGCCGCCATCCTGACCTACTACGGATGGGACGGTTTGATGCGCACCACGAAATTCGCGGAAACCCAGTTGTGGGCACAACGCATTGCCGGGGTCATCGGCCCGATCTTGCTGGCTCTTGCCGGGATGATTGTAGCCCTTCGCAACATCGCCTTTCTGACAGGGAGACGTGCGCAAGGTGCACCGGAACAAACAAGCGGCCTGCACAATGGTGAATGA